The following proteins are encoded in a genomic region of Ostrea edulis chromosome 7, xbOstEdul1.1, whole genome shotgun sequence:
- the LOC125656183 gene encoding neprilysin-1-like isoform X3 — protein sequence MFVLVVLLFLVSRNQLDAKVCHSPKCVKSSEYILSKMDLSADPCEDFYQYTCGNWINVTDIPKDKEKSMYNTLQYIYDRNVEKMKAFILDMFSWNVTSSFGVTWSEKSWDFQTALTVNHAYEFSAFFLSSIDYDSSTVKFIPSETDSQLAEGRKARLLKFGLKVGELLGGKEASVAEEMTKIYYLQVKLSNLSESNNNKSVSETMNLASFQTLIGNMLNVTNYLKDRFGDFSINDFQINVTNKDYFGKLHSIISMSPKSTLANYIVWNALLNHIEYLPPIFLQAYDKFYLDDDQEKLLKNTSRKDYCFNLFHRNGVLAIALYALFIDKSPFSKESRNEIYTIVREVRNGFQREVAELPWLDEDTKEWVIEKASDIETNIGYVDWVDDATLLDELFEDIAIIPGQFLQSSLEVRMVTKGQSLGVRDDWRLMALFALGNFLVPNAFYYQNVNEFFITAGLLQKPAFTKEFPMSFNFGSIGFSTGHEITHGFDNSGILMDKNGTPSLWWKNQTAYTYFNEQRNCLVQQYSNYSVGFNSTIAGNISKIQGQNIADNGGIYAAYNALKNWKNSQDSSKLTELPGLSLSQEQMFFVGFGQLFCETLSPELIQKYTSPSGKFAALPGRIRAVGVVSNSKDFAEAFHCPTNAPMNPARKCRIW from the exons ATGTTTGTTCTCGtagttttgctgtttttggTTTCCCGAAATCAACTTGACGCCAAA GTATGTCATTCTCCGAAGTGTGTTAAGTCCAGTGAATACATTCTGAGTAAGATGGATCTCTCTGCTGATCCATGTGAAGACTTCTACCAGTACACGTGTGGGAACTGGATTAACGTGACAGACATACCAAAGGACAAAGAAAAGTCCATGTACAATACTCTACAATACATATATGACAGAAACgttgaaaaaatgaaagca TTTATTTTGGACATGTTCTCGTGGAATGTGACTTCATCGTTTGGTGTCACGTGGTCTGAGAAATCATGGGATTTCCAAACTGCCCTTACAGTCAACCATGCCTATGAATTTTCGGCTTTCTTTTTGAGCTCCATTGATTATGATAGCAGTACCGTGAAG TTTATACCAAGCGAAACTGATTCCCAGTTAGCTGAAGGAAGAAAAGCCAGACTTTTGAAATTCGGCCTCAAAGTAGGAGAGCTACTCGGCGGCAAAGAAGCATCGGTCGCAGAGGAAATGACCAAGATCTATTACCTTCAAGTCAAATTGTCTAAT TTATCTGAAAGTAACAACAATAAGTCGGTTTCGGAGACAATGAATTTAGCATCATTTCAGACATTGATTGGGAACATG cTAAATGTTACCAACTACCTGAAAGACCGATTTGGCGATTTCAGCATCAATGATTTCCAAATAAATGTTACGAATAAGGACTACTTCGGGAAGCTGCATTCCATCATATCAATGAGCCCCAAGAG CACACTAGCCAACTATATTGTGTGGAACGCGTTGTTGAACCACATCGAATACCTTCCACCAATATTTCTGCAAGCCTACGACAAGTTTTATCTAGATGATGACCAAGAAAagcttttgaaaaatacatCCCGTAAAGACTATTGCTTCAACCTGTTTCATCGTAATGGAGTCCTAGCCATTGCTTTGTATGCTCTGTTCATAGACAAGTCACCCTTCAGCAAGGAAAGCAGGAATGAG ATCTACACGATAGTCAGAGAGGTGCGAAATGGTTTTCAACGTGAGGTGGCTGAGTTACCCTGGTTAGATGAGGACACAAAGGAATGGGTGATAGAAAAGGCTTCGGACATTGAAACTAATATAGGATATGTAGACTGGGTCGACGACGCCACATTGCTGGACGAACTGTTTGAGGAT ATAGCGATCATTCCCGGACAATTTCTACAGAGCTCTCTGGAAGTTAGAATGGTCACAAAAGGACAATCACTCGGGGTTAGAGATGACTGGAGACTCATGGCACTCTTTGC ACTTGGCAACTTTCTTGTTCCTAATGCATTCTACTATCAAAACGTAAACGAGTTTTTCATTACTGCCGGGTTATTACAGAAACCAGCCTTTACAAAGGAATTTCCTAT GTCTTTCAACTTTGGATCAATTGGATTTTCCACAGGTCATGAAATTACCCACGGCTTCGATAATTCTG GGATTCTTATGGACAAGAATGGCACTCCGTCCTTGTGGTGGAAAAACCAAACAGCGTACACATATTTTAATGAACAGAGAAACTGTCTGGTACAACAATACTCCAATTACTCCGTCGGATTCAACTCCACG ATTGCCGGGAACATTTCCAAAATCCAGGGACAGAATATTGCAGATAATGGTGGAATATATGCCGCTTACAATGCTTTGAAGAATTGGAAAAACTCACAGGATAGTTCGAAGCTGACAGAATTACCGGGTCTGTCCCTGTCTCAGGAGCAAATGTTCTTCGTAGGATTTGGTCAG
- the LOC125656183 gene encoding endothelin-converting enzyme 1-like isoform X2, which produces MFVLVVLLFLVSRNQLDAKVCHSPKCVKSSEYILSKMDLSADPCEDFYQYTCGNWINVTDIPKDKEKSMYNTLQYIYDRNVEKMKAILDEGDTYLNGTHSVALEKLHNFYLLCITEKTKDNKGVEEVVQFILDMFSWNVTSSFGVTWSEKSWDFQTALTVNHAYEFSAFFLSSIDYDSSTVKFIPSETDSQLAEGRKARLLKFGLKVGELLGGKEASVAEEMTKIYYLQVKLSNLSESNNNKSVSETMNLASFQTLIGNMLNVTNYLKDRFGDFSINDFQINVTNKDYFGKLHSIISMSPKSTLANYIVWNALLNHIEYLPPIFLQAYDKFYLDDDQEKLLKNTSRKDYCFNLFHRNGVLAIALYALFIDKSPFSKESRNEIYTIVREVRNGFQREVAELPWLDEDTKEWVIEKASDIETNIGYVDWVDDATLLDELFEDIAIIPGQFLQSSLEVRMVTKGQSLGVRDDWRLMALFALGNFLVPNAFYYQNVNEFFITAGLLQKPAFTKEFPMSFNFGSIGFSTGHEITHGFDNSGILMDKNGTPSLWWKNQTAYTYFNEQRNCLVQQYSNYSVGFNSTIAGNISKIQGQNIADNGGIYAAYNALKNWKNSQDSSKLTELPGLSLSQEQMFFVGFGQGEQRDGQNFHPLLGNGIENVKK; this is translated from the exons ATGTTTGTTCTCGtagttttgctgtttttggTTTCCCGAAATCAACTTGACGCCAAA GTATGTCATTCTCCGAAGTGTGTTAAGTCCAGTGAATACATTCTGAGTAAGATGGATCTCTCTGCTGATCCATGTGAAGACTTCTACCAGTACACGTGTGGGAACTGGATTAACGTGACAGACATACCAAAGGACAAAGAAAAGTCCATGTACAATACTCTACAATACATATATGACAGAAACgttgaaaaaatgaaagca ATATTGGATGAAGGCGACACGTATCTCAATGGAACACATTCGGTAGCCTTAGAGAAACTTCATAATTTTTACCTACTCTGTATAACTGAAAAAACAAAGGACAACAAGGGGGTAGAGGAGGTGGTGCAG TTTATTTTGGACATGTTCTCGTGGAATGTGACTTCATCGTTTGGTGTCACGTGGTCTGAGAAATCATGGGATTTCCAAACTGCCCTTACAGTCAACCATGCCTATGAATTTTCGGCTTTCTTTTTGAGCTCCATTGATTATGATAGCAGTACCGTGAAG TTTATACCAAGCGAAACTGATTCCCAGTTAGCTGAAGGAAGAAAAGCCAGACTTTTGAAATTCGGCCTCAAAGTAGGAGAGCTACTCGGCGGCAAAGAAGCATCGGTCGCAGAGGAAATGACCAAGATCTATTACCTTCAAGTCAAATTGTCTAAT TTATCTGAAAGTAACAACAATAAGTCGGTTTCGGAGACAATGAATTTAGCATCATTTCAGACATTGATTGGGAACATG cTAAATGTTACCAACTACCTGAAAGACCGATTTGGCGATTTCAGCATCAATGATTTCCAAATAAATGTTACGAATAAGGACTACTTCGGGAAGCTGCATTCCATCATATCAATGAGCCCCAAGAG CACACTAGCCAACTATATTGTGTGGAACGCGTTGTTGAACCACATCGAATACCTTCCACCAATATTTCTGCAAGCCTACGACAAGTTTTATCTAGATGATGACCAAGAAAagcttttgaaaaatacatCCCGTAAAGACTATTGCTTCAACCTGTTTCATCGTAATGGAGTCCTAGCCATTGCTTTGTATGCTCTGTTCATAGACAAGTCACCCTTCAGCAAGGAAAGCAGGAATGAG ATCTACACGATAGTCAGAGAGGTGCGAAATGGTTTTCAACGTGAGGTGGCTGAGTTACCCTGGTTAGATGAGGACACAAAGGAATGGGTGATAGAAAAGGCTTCGGACATTGAAACTAATATAGGATATGTAGACTGGGTCGACGACGCCACATTGCTGGACGAACTGTTTGAGGAT ATAGCGATCATTCCCGGACAATTTCTACAGAGCTCTCTGGAAGTTAGAATGGTCACAAAAGGACAATCACTCGGGGTTAGAGATGACTGGAGACTCATGGCACTCTTTGC ACTTGGCAACTTTCTTGTTCCTAATGCATTCTACTATCAAAACGTAAACGAGTTTTTCATTACTGCCGGGTTATTACAGAAACCAGCCTTTACAAAGGAATTTCCTAT GTCTTTCAACTTTGGATCAATTGGATTTTCCACAGGTCATGAAATTACCCACGGCTTCGATAATTCTG GGATTCTTATGGACAAGAATGGCACTCCGTCCTTGTGGTGGAAAAACCAAACAGCGTACACATATTTTAATGAACAGAGAAACTGTCTGGTACAACAATACTCCAATTACTCCGTCGGATTCAACTCCACG ATTGCCGGGAACATTTCCAAAATCCAGGGACAGAATATTGCAGATAATGGTGGAATATATGCCGCTTACAATGCTTTGAAGAATTGGAAAAACTCACAGGATAGTTCGAAGCTGACAGAATTACCGGGTCTGTCCCTGTCTCAGGAGCAAATGTTCTTCGTAGGATTTGGTCAG GGCGAACAAAGAGACGGACAAAACTTCCACCCACTCTTGGGGAATGGTattgaaaatgtcaaaaaatAG
- the LOC125656183 gene encoding endothelin-converting enzyme 1-like isoform X1 translates to MFVLVVLLFLVSRNQLDAKVCHSPKCVKSSEYILSKMDLSADPCEDFYQYTCGNWINVTDIPKDKEKSMYNTLQYIYDRNVEKMKAILDEGDTYLNGTHSVALEKLHNFYLLCITEKTKDNKGVEEVVQFILDMFSWNVTSSFGVTWSEKSWDFQTALTVNHAYEFSAFFLSSIDYDSSTVKFIPSETDSQLAEGRKARLLKFGLKVGELLGGKEASVAEEMTKIYYLQVKLSNLSESNNNKSVSETMNLASFQTLIGNMLNVTNYLKDRFGDFSINDFQINVTNKDYFGKLHSIISMSPKSTLANYIVWNALLNHIEYLPPIFLQAYDKFYLDDDQEKLLKNTSRKDYCFNLFHRNGVLAIALYALFIDKSPFSKESRNEIYTIVREVRNGFQREVAELPWLDEDTKEWVIEKASDIETNIGYVDWVDDATLLDELFEDIAIIPGQFLQSSLEVRMVTKGQSLGVRDDWRLMALFALGNFLVPNAFYYQNVNEFFITAGLLQKPAFTKEFPMSFNFGSIGFSTGHEITHGFDNSGILMDKNGTPSLWWKNQTAYTYFNEQRNCLVQQYSNYSVGFNSTIAGNISKIQGQNIADNGGIYAAYNALKNWKNSQDSSKLTELPGLSLSQEQMFFVGFGQLFCETLSPELIQKYTSPSGKFAALPGRIRAVGVVSNSKDFAEAFHCPTNAPMNPARKCRIW, encoded by the exons ATGTTTGTTCTCGtagttttgctgtttttggTTTCCCGAAATCAACTTGACGCCAAA GTATGTCATTCTCCGAAGTGTGTTAAGTCCAGTGAATACATTCTGAGTAAGATGGATCTCTCTGCTGATCCATGTGAAGACTTCTACCAGTACACGTGTGGGAACTGGATTAACGTGACAGACATACCAAAGGACAAAGAAAAGTCCATGTACAATACTCTACAATACATATATGACAGAAACgttgaaaaaatgaaagca ATATTGGATGAAGGCGACACGTATCTCAATGGAACACATTCGGTAGCCTTAGAGAAACTTCATAATTTTTACCTACTCTGTATAACTGAAAAAACAAAGGACAACAAGGGGGTAGAGGAGGTGGTGCAG TTTATTTTGGACATGTTCTCGTGGAATGTGACTTCATCGTTTGGTGTCACGTGGTCTGAGAAATCATGGGATTTCCAAACTGCCCTTACAGTCAACCATGCCTATGAATTTTCGGCTTTCTTTTTGAGCTCCATTGATTATGATAGCAGTACCGTGAAG TTTATACCAAGCGAAACTGATTCCCAGTTAGCTGAAGGAAGAAAAGCCAGACTTTTGAAATTCGGCCTCAAAGTAGGAGAGCTACTCGGCGGCAAAGAAGCATCGGTCGCAGAGGAAATGACCAAGATCTATTACCTTCAAGTCAAATTGTCTAAT TTATCTGAAAGTAACAACAATAAGTCGGTTTCGGAGACAATGAATTTAGCATCATTTCAGACATTGATTGGGAACATG cTAAATGTTACCAACTACCTGAAAGACCGATTTGGCGATTTCAGCATCAATGATTTCCAAATAAATGTTACGAATAAGGACTACTTCGGGAAGCTGCATTCCATCATATCAATGAGCCCCAAGAG CACACTAGCCAACTATATTGTGTGGAACGCGTTGTTGAACCACATCGAATACCTTCCACCAATATTTCTGCAAGCCTACGACAAGTTTTATCTAGATGATGACCAAGAAAagcttttgaaaaatacatCCCGTAAAGACTATTGCTTCAACCTGTTTCATCGTAATGGAGTCCTAGCCATTGCTTTGTATGCTCTGTTCATAGACAAGTCACCCTTCAGCAAGGAAAGCAGGAATGAG ATCTACACGATAGTCAGAGAGGTGCGAAATGGTTTTCAACGTGAGGTGGCTGAGTTACCCTGGTTAGATGAGGACACAAAGGAATGGGTGATAGAAAAGGCTTCGGACATTGAAACTAATATAGGATATGTAGACTGGGTCGACGACGCCACATTGCTGGACGAACTGTTTGAGGAT ATAGCGATCATTCCCGGACAATTTCTACAGAGCTCTCTGGAAGTTAGAATGGTCACAAAAGGACAATCACTCGGGGTTAGAGATGACTGGAGACTCATGGCACTCTTTGC ACTTGGCAACTTTCTTGTTCCTAATGCATTCTACTATCAAAACGTAAACGAGTTTTTCATTACTGCCGGGTTATTACAGAAACCAGCCTTTACAAAGGAATTTCCTAT GTCTTTCAACTTTGGATCAATTGGATTTTCCACAGGTCATGAAATTACCCACGGCTTCGATAATTCTG GGATTCTTATGGACAAGAATGGCACTCCGTCCTTGTGGTGGAAAAACCAAACAGCGTACACATATTTTAATGAACAGAGAAACTGTCTGGTACAACAATACTCCAATTACTCCGTCGGATTCAACTCCACG ATTGCCGGGAACATTTCCAAAATCCAGGGACAGAATATTGCAGATAATGGTGGAATATATGCCGCTTACAATGCTTTGAAGAATTGGAAAAACTCACAGGATAGTTCGAAGCTGACAGAATTACCGGGTCTGTCCCTGTCTCAGGAGCAAATGTTCTTCGTAGGATTTGGTCAG
- the LOC125656183 gene encoding endothelin-converting enzyme 1-like isoform X4 has translation MFVLVVLLFLVSRNQLDAKVCHSPKCVKSSEYILSKMDLSADPCEDFYQYTCGNWINVTDIPKDKEKSMYNTLQYIYDRNVEKMKAILDEGDTYLNGTHSVALEKLHNFYLLCITEKTKDNKGVEEVVQFILDMFSWNVTSSFGVTWSEKSWDFQTALTVNHAYEFSAFFLSSIDYDSSTVKFIPSETDSQLAEGRKARLLKFGLKVGELLGGKEASVAEEMTKIYYLQVKLSNLSESNNNKSVSETMNLASFQTLIGNMLNVTNYLKDRFGDFSINDFQINVTNKDYFGKLHSIISMSPKSTLANYIVWNALLNHIEYLPPIFLQAYDKFYLDDDQEKLLKNTSRKDYCFNLFHRNGVLAIALYALFIDKSPFSKESRNEIYTIVREVRNGFQREVAELPWLDEDTKEWVIEKASDIETNIGYVDWVDDATLLDELFEDIAIIPGQFLQSSLEVRMVTKGQSLGVRDDWRLMALFALGNFLVPNAFYYQNVNEFFITAGLLQKPAFTKEFPMSFNFGSIGFSTGHEITHGFDNSGILMDKNGTPSLWWKNQTAYTYFNEQRNCLVQQYSNYSVGFNSTLFCETLSPELIQKYTSPSGKFAALPGRIRAVGVVSNSKDFAEAFHCPTNAPMNPARKCRIW, from the exons ATGTTTGTTCTCGtagttttgctgtttttggTTTCCCGAAATCAACTTGACGCCAAA GTATGTCATTCTCCGAAGTGTGTTAAGTCCAGTGAATACATTCTGAGTAAGATGGATCTCTCTGCTGATCCATGTGAAGACTTCTACCAGTACACGTGTGGGAACTGGATTAACGTGACAGACATACCAAAGGACAAAGAAAAGTCCATGTACAATACTCTACAATACATATATGACAGAAACgttgaaaaaatgaaagca ATATTGGATGAAGGCGACACGTATCTCAATGGAACACATTCGGTAGCCTTAGAGAAACTTCATAATTTTTACCTACTCTGTATAACTGAAAAAACAAAGGACAACAAGGGGGTAGAGGAGGTGGTGCAG TTTATTTTGGACATGTTCTCGTGGAATGTGACTTCATCGTTTGGTGTCACGTGGTCTGAGAAATCATGGGATTTCCAAACTGCCCTTACAGTCAACCATGCCTATGAATTTTCGGCTTTCTTTTTGAGCTCCATTGATTATGATAGCAGTACCGTGAAG TTTATACCAAGCGAAACTGATTCCCAGTTAGCTGAAGGAAGAAAAGCCAGACTTTTGAAATTCGGCCTCAAAGTAGGAGAGCTACTCGGCGGCAAAGAAGCATCGGTCGCAGAGGAAATGACCAAGATCTATTACCTTCAAGTCAAATTGTCTAAT TTATCTGAAAGTAACAACAATAAGTCGGTTTCGGAGACAATGAATTTAGCATCATTTCAGACATTGATTGGGAACATG cTAAATGTTACCAACTACCTGAAAGACCGATTTGGCGATTTCAGCATCAATGATTTCCAAATAAATGTTACGAATAAGGACTACTTCGGGAAGCTGCATTCCATCATATCAATGAGCCCCAAGAG CACACTAGCCAACTATATTGTGTGGAACGCGTTGTTGAACCACATCGAATACCTTCCACCAATATTTCTGCAAGCCTACGACAAGTTTTATCTAGATGATGACCAAGAAAagcttttgaaaaatacatCCCGTAAAGACTATTGCTTCAACCTGTTTCATCGTAATGGAGTCCTAGCCATTGCTTTGTATGCTCTGTTCATAGACAAGTCACCCTTCAGCAAGGAAAGCAGGAATGAG ATCTACACGATAGTCAGAGAGGTGCGAAATGGTTTTCAACGTGAGGTGGCTGAGTTACCCTGGTTAGATGAGGACACAAAGGAATGGGTGATAGAAAAGGCTTCGGACATTGAAACTAATATAGGATATGTAGACTGGGTCGACGACGCCACATTGCTGGACGAACTGTTTGAGGAT ATAGCGATCATTCCCGGACAATTTCTACAGAGCTCTCTGGAAGTTAGAATGGTCACAAAAGGACAATCACTCGGGGTTAGAGATGACTGGAGACTCATGGCACTCTTTGC ACTTGGCAACTTTCTTGTTCCTAATGCATTCTACTATCAAAACGTAAACGAGTTTTTCATTACTGCCGGGTTATTACAGAAACCAGCCTTTACAAAGGAATTTCCTAT GTCTTTCAACTTTGGATCAATTGGATTTTCCACAGGTCATGAAATTACCCACGGCTTCGATAATTCTG GGATTCTTATGGACAAGAATGGCACTCCGTCCTTGTGGTGGAAAAACCAAACAGCGTACACATATTTTAATGAACAGAGAAACTGTCTGGTACAACAATACTCCAATTACTCCGTCGGATTCAACTCCACG